One Phaseolus vulgaris cultivar G19833 chromosome 2, P. vulgaris v2.0, whole genome shotgun sequence DNA window includes the following coding sequences:
- the LOC137810357 gene encoding type IV inositol polyphosphate 5-phosphatase 7-like translates to MGDQNSKKSKLSWSKRMARKFFNIRSKEEDSFQSNGVAYGGGEVEYRSRKSFSEREPCTIKKSKTEKIGRNTEQVRRGRASLDHPRIVDVHNYSVFVATWNVAGRSPPSNLSIDDWLHASPPADIYVLGFQEVVPLNVGNILGSEDNNPAKKWLALIGRTLNNLPGSSGGGGYYTPSPLTQPVVELNADFEGSSRQKNPSFFHRLSFQTSSSSWGTDDDPSSMQPQLDRRFSVCDRVIFGHRKSDFDPGFRWGYRPSDYSRASDYSRPSDYSRWSLSDDDNALRDSPNTVLFSPLSHGGPATTEDGHGRHCLVASKQMVGIFLTIWVRSELKDHVKNIKVSCVGRGLMGYLGNKGSISISMSLHETSFCFICSHLTSGQKEGDELRRNSDVIEILKKTRFPRVHGADNEKSLETILQHDRIIWLGDLNYRIVLSYRSAKALVEMQNWRALLENDQLRIEQKRGRAFVGWNEGKIYFPPTYKYSTNSDRYAGDDMHPKEKKRTPAWCDRILWYGEGLHQLSYVRGESRFSDHKPVYGIFSAEVETSHGRLKKSMSCCSKNRIEVEELLPYSHGYTELSFF, encoded by the exons ATGGGAGACCAGAATTCCAAAAAAAGCAAG CTCTCATGGTCGAAGAGAATGGCCAGAAAGTTCTTCAATATCAGAAGCAAAGAGGAGGACTCCTTCCAATCAAATGGTGTTGCTTATGGAG GAGGTGAAGTAGAATACAGAAGCAGGAAAAGCTTCTCTGAGAGAGAGCCTTGCACAATCAAAAAGAGCAAAACAG AGAAGATTGGGAGGAACACGGAGCAGGTCAGGCGAGGCAGAGCTAGTCTTGACCATCCTCGAATTGTCGATGTCCATAACTACAG TGTTTTTGTTGCTACATGGAATGTGGCTGGAAGATCTCCACCAAGTAATTTGAGTATAGATGATTGGCTTCATGCCTCACCACCTGCAGATATTTATGTTCTTGG ATTTCAAGAGGTAGTTCCCTTGAATGTTGGTAATATCTTAGGCTCTGAAGACAACAACCCTGCAAAAAAATGGCTTGCTCTCATTGGAAGGACCTTAAACAATCTTCCTGGTTCTAGTGGAGGTGGAGGGTATTACACACCCTCTCCACTCACTCAGCCAGTGGTAGAGTTAAATGCAGATTTTGAGGGATCGTCTAGGCAGAAGAATCCATCATTCTTCCATCGTCTATCGTTCCAGACAAGTTCTAGCAGCTGGGGAACTGACGATGATCCTTCAAGCATGCAACCTCAACTAGATCGAAGATTCAGCGTTTGTGATCGTGTAATTTTTGGTCATAGGAAAAGTGATTTCGATCCAGGCTTCAGATGGGGTTATAGGCCAAGTGACTACTCCAGAGCAAGTGACTACTCCAGACCCAGTGACTATTCAAGATGGAGTTTATCTGATGATGATAATGCCCTTAGAGATTCCCCAAACACAGTCTTGTTTTCACCCTTGTCTCATGGTGGACCTGCCACTACTGAAGATGGACATGGCAGGCACTGCCTTGTTGCAAGTAAGCAAATGGTGGGAATATTTCTTACCATATGGGTGAGGAGTGAATTGAAGGATCATGTTAAAAACATTAAAGTATCATGTGTTGGCAGAGGATTGATGGGTTATCTTGGAAACAAG GGATCCATCTCAATTAGCATGTCTCTGCATGAAACAAgcttttgcttcatttgtagCCACTTAACCTCAGGACAGAAGGAAGGTGATGAACTAAGAAGAAACTCTGATGTGATTGAGATTCTTAAGAAGACAAGGTTTCCTCGTGTCCATGGTGCTGACAATGAGAAGTCTCTGGAGACAATCCTCCAGCATGA TCGAATTATATGGCTTGGAGACTTGAATTATCGAATTGTCCTCTCCTACCGTTCTGCTAAGGCTCTTGTTGAGATGCAGAACTGGAGAGCATTATTGGAAAACGACCAG TTGAGAATAGAGCAAAAGAGAGGTCGTGCATTCGTGGGATGGAATGAAGGGAAGATTTATTTCCCTCCAACATACAAATATTCAACTAATTCAGATAGATATGCAGGAGATGACATGCACCCAAAGGAGAAAAAGAGAACACCTGCTTG GTGTGATCGTATACTGTGGTATGGAGAAGGTCTCCATCAATTATCTTATGTCCGTGGAGAATCAAGGTTTTCGGATCACAAGCCTGTTTATGGCATATTTTCTGCAGAGGTTGAGACAAGTCATGGAAGGTTGAAGAAAAGTATGAGTTGTTGTTCTAAGAACAGAATCGAGGTGGAGGAACTCTTGCCATATTCCCATGGATATACCGAACTAAGTTTTTTCTGA